The Carassius auratus strain Wakin unplaced genomic scaffold, ASM336829v1 scaf_tig00027223, whole genome shotgun sequence genome includes a window with the following:
- the LOC113079133 gene encoding aerolysin-like protein, which produces MSKPTTLEKVGGKGGSPFSFTGEKNGANLKKIGVWVGESQVKAVKVWLSDDTNETFGKSDGSYQEYTFKSGECFTSLSLWENGEGTRLGAIKFKTNEGGEFFAQMTNMGLKKEYPIDIGSGFCLGVAGAAGADIDCMGFMFLNAVQSTVLTNVNYPTLQQLIPKVSVEEIKYVSYTNETSTNQEQTVETSKKVIKTASWSMSESFTKTFSVEVKAGIPGIVEVSTGYSVSVGEESTFSFEYTDERTETLTTTVDVPPKKKMDVDITIGRATFDLPYTGTVIITCKNGSVLQYETSGQYKGVTYTDIKVNTKESDL; this is translated from the coding sequence ATGTCCAAACCAACAACACTGGAAAAAGTTGGTGGCAAAGGAGGTTCTCCATTTTCATTTACTGGGGAGAAGAATGGTGCCAATTTAAAGAAGATCGGGGTGTGGGTGGGAGAATCCCAGGTTAAGGCTGTCAAAGTCTGGCTTTCAGATGACACAAATGAAACCTTTGGCAAGTCAGATGGGTCGTACCAAGAGTACACTTTCAAGTCTGGTGAGTGTTTCACCTCACTGTCCCTCTGGGAGAACGGAGAAGGAACACGTCTTGGAGCCATCAAATTCAAGACCAACGAGGGAGGAGAATTTTTTGCCCAGATGACAAACATGGGTTTAAAAAAAGAGTACCCCATTGATATCGGCTCTGGGTTTTGTCTGGGAGTTGCAGGGGCAGCTGGTGCAGATATTGACTGCATGGGATTCATGTTTCTCAATGCAGTTCAATCCACAGTTCTCACCAATGTGAACTATCCCACTCTCCAGCAGCTGATACCAAAGGTGTCAGTGGAAGAGATCAAATATGTCTCTTACACAAATGAAACCTCCACTAACCAAGAGCAAACAGTTGAGACCTCAAAGAAAGTGATCAAAACAGCCTCATGGTCCATGAGTGAAAGCTTTACCAAAACATTTAGTGTGGAAGTGAAGGCAGGGATTCCAGGAATTGTAGAAGTTTCTACAGGATACAGTGTCAGCGTTGGAGAAGAAAGCACGTTCAGCTTTGAGTACACTGATGAGAGAACCGAAACTCTAACTACTACTGTAGATGTGCCACCTAAAAAGAAAATGGATGTTGACATCACCATCGGCAGAGCCACGTTTGACCTGCCTTACACCGGCACAGTGATCATCACATGCAAGAACGGCAGTGTGCTACAGTACGAAACCAGCGGCCAATACAAAGGCGTCACTTACACTGATATCAAAGTGAATACTAAAGAATCTGATCTGTAA
- the LOC113079135 gene encoding aerolysin-like protein: protein MSKPTTVQSIGAERGSPFSFTGEKNGANLKKIKVWVGESQVNAVKVWLSNDTSDTFGKSDGSYQEYVFKSGECFTSLSLWFNEDGRHLGAIKFKTNQGGEFFAKMTKYSLPIEHPVDVGSGFCLGVEVRADLDIRRLGFVFLSVVQSTVLTDVKYPTLQQLIPKVSVEEIKSITYRNNDPTCQYKTVEASKKVIKTASWSMSESFTETFCVKVWAGIPRIVEVSTGYSVSVGEEKTYSREYTDERTESLTTTVNVPRKKKVDVDITIGRATFDLPYTGKVKITCKNGSVLKYETSGQYKGVTYTKIKVNTKESDL, encoded by the coding sequence ATGTCCAAACCAACAACTGTTCAATCAATTGGTGCTGAAAGAGGTTCTCCATTTTCATTTACTGGGGAGAAGAATGGTGCCAATTTAAAGAAGATCAAAGTGTGGGTGGGAGAATCACAGGTGAATGCTGTCAAAGTCTGGCTTTCAAATGACACAAGTGACACCTTTGGCAAGTCAGATGGGTCGTACCAAGAGTATGTGTTCAAGTCTGGTGAGTGTTTCACCTCACTGTCTCTGTGGTTCAATGAAGATGGCAGACATCTTGGAGCCATCAAATTCAAAACTAACCAGGGTGGAGAATTTTTTGCAAAAATGACCAAATACTCACTACCAATAGAGCATCCAGTGGATGTTGGCTCTGGGTTTTGTCTGGGAGTTGAAGTAAGAGCTGATTTAGATATTCGCAGACTAGGATTTGTGTTTCTAAGTGTAGTTCAATCCACAGTTCTCACTGATGTGAAATATCCCACTCTCCAGCAGCTGATACCAAAGGTGTCAGTGGAAGAGATCAAATCCATCACTTACAGAAATAATGACCCCACTTGTCAATATAAAACAGTTGAAGCTTCAAAGAAAGTGATCAAAACAGCCTCATGGTCCATGAGTGAAAGCTTTACCGAAACATTTTGTGTGAAAGTGTGGGCAGGGATTCCACGAATTGTAGAAGTTTCTACAGGATACAGTGTCAGCGTTGGAGAAGAAAAGACTTACAGTCGGGAGTACACTGATGAGAGAACCGAAAGTCTGACTACCACTGTAAATGTGCCACGTAAAAAGAAAGTGGATGTTGACATCACCATCGGCAGAGCCACGTTTGACCTTCCTTACACTGGCAAGGTGAAGATCACGTGCAAGAACGGCAGTGTGCTAAAGTACGAAACCAGCGGCCAATACAAAGGCGTCACTTACACTAAAATCAAAGTAAATACTAAAGAATCTGATCTGTAA
- the LOC113079141 gene encoding peroxidasin homolog has translation MNEVLMGDYMRRPKPLLTVQPEPSQILIGDTVTLTCDIQGEGWTYTWQCGGREQASMEKEFNITAVSTQKCRCCVKRQSETSEWSEEVTLTVLFTDKPKVSVKPQSSVFTGDTVTLSCDVGQSTGRTVFWFKDFERIKASDDVEIRSNVSISDGGQYRCSAQKGKYFTTQSRRVVLTVSERPKPALRVDPDEHVFRGQTVILTCDIQETDVSSWSYIWSKDDSEIDVSQSQEYRISSVNESHTGRYSCTGRETGGSRSSHTSDTVTLTVSALSSVVKLLSSLLVASLYLLVSIILGVKCYRAHVQTAQYAVTEE, from the exons atgaacgaagtaCTTATGGGtgactacatgagg AGACCTAAACCTCTTCTGACTGTTCAGCCTGAACCATCACAGATATTGATTGGAGATACAGTCACTCTCACATGTGACATACAGGGTGAAGGATGGACATACACATGGCAGTGTGGAGGTAGAGAGCAGGCCTCTATGGAGAAAGAGTTCAACATCACTGCAGTGTCCACGCAGAAATGCAGGTGTTGTGTCAAGAGACAATCAGAAACCTCTGAATGGAGTGAAGAAGTGACTCTGACTGTGTTGT TTACAGACAAACCCAAAGTAAGTGTAAAGCCGCAGAGTTCAGTGTTCACTGGAGACACAGTTACTCTGAGCTGTGATGTGGGACAGTCAACGGGACGAACGGTTTTCTGGTTCAAAGACTTCGAGAGAATAAAAGCTAGTGATGATGTAGAAATACGGAGTAATGTGAGTATCTCTGATGGAGGACAGTATAGGTGCAGTGCACAAAAAGGAAAGTACTTCACAACTCAAAGTCGAAGAGTTGTGCTAACAGTAAGTG AGAGACCCAAGCCTGCGTTGCGTGTTGATCCTGATGAACATGTGTTCAGAGGACAGACGGTCATTCTCACATGTGACATACAGGAGACAGACGTCAGCAGCTGGAGCTACATCTGGAGTAAAGATGATTCAGAGATTGATGTCAGTCAGTCACAGGAATACAGAATCAGTTCTGTTAATGAATCTCACACGGGTCGTTACAGCTGTACTGGAAGAGAAACAGGAGGATCACGATCCTCACACACCAGTGACACAGTTACACTCACTGTATCAG CTCTATCGTCTGTGGTCAAACTGCTCAGTTCTCTGCTGGTAGCTTCTCTATATCTGCTAGTGTCCATCATACTGGGAGTCAAGTGCTACAGAGCTCATG TTCAGACTGCTCAGTATGCTGTTACGGAGGAGTGA